A stretch of DNA from uncultured Pseudodesulfovibrio sp.:
GGTGACCGACATATCGTGCCATCTCAAAAAGAGAATGATCTGGTTCTAAAATTTTTTCTGAATAGAATTCAAGTACAGCCGTAACATTATCATTTTTGAAAAGGGGGAAAGCAAATGCAGCGCGAACGTTTATCTCATCAAGCGCTTTGGAGCGAGAGAAGTCTTTGTCGAGAGTAACATCTTCAATCCAGTGCGGCTGGTGACTCTTATGGACTCTACCAGGAAGCCCCTGTCCTGAGACAAAAGAACTTTGCTGTGTTAGAGTTATAAATCGTTCAAAGCGTTCAGATTTGGAAAGATTCCATATATTAGTTGGGAGTAGTTTATCCTCAGAGGCAGAATACACAAACACATGCCCCACAGGCCAGCCTGTGAATTCACAAACAAGTCTTAATGTCTCTTTGAATGCCTCATCAACTGACTGAGAAGTATTGGCAATGCTGGCGATGTCTACCAGAAGGTTGGAAAGTTTTTCTCGTTGGTCAAGGTGGTGCAGGGAAACTTCTAGCTCATTTGTTCGACTTTTAACTCGTTGTTCTAAGTCTTCATTTAAAGCGATAATATCTTGTTGTGTAGATTTCCAATCAGTAATATCTCGAACGACCCCAACTGCCCACCATTGTGAACCAATGTTAACGGCATTAATGTGCAATTCAGCGGGGAAGCTACTGCCATCTTTTCTTTTTGCTACAACTTCTCTTTTAACCCCGATTATTGGTCCTCTACCCGTTTTTGAGAATTGAGTCAGTCCATGTCCTGATGCTATTAGATCTTCTTCATTAGCTATGAAATCATGAATGTTTTTGCCAAGCACTTCATAGTCGTGGAATCCAAAAATCTTTTCAGCAGCCTTGTTCCAAAAAAGAGCTCGTCCGGATGAGTCTGTCATGATGATAGCATCAAGGACGGTTTCAGTTATTGCTGTTAATTGTCTTTCATTTCTTTCGACTTCATTCCTATATTTGAGGCGTTTGATTCTGTAATCTGCCAAAATGAAAGACAATACTGTGCTGATTAATAAAACGAGCAGTAGTAGAATGGGAAAGAGACCCCACCAACCGGCATGTAATTTCTTTTCTGGTGTGATAGAAATGATGATCCAACTCTCATCATTTGATACTTTGTCATATGGAAAACGATGATTTTTTTGGATATCGTTTATGTTTATTGTCGCATAAGAAAATAGCCCGTAATCAGTATATATTTGTCCGTCACTATTTGCTTTTATTTGATTCCAGACTAGTGGAAAGTCTATAGGCATAGAGGTGGCGATGGGGGCCTCCAACATGAATAGCCACTCTTTTTTGGGGTTTGGATTTTTAAGCCATTGCCCATCCTCGTTTATTAAAAAAATATCTCCATTAGAGTTGAAGTTGAGTTTCTCTAGCTGTTCGAGAAGTTGTCCGCCCTTAACATTCATAACAACTACACCAGCAGTATTGCCGTCCGCCCCTTTTATTGGGCTGGAGAGTCGAATGACAGGTTTGTACGGTTGCTCAATTTCACCATTTTCGATGTTCAAATCAAATCGCGACAAAAAAATACCTTTTTCTGTCTCTATAGCCCTTTGAAAATAGGGGCGGTTGCTTTTGTTTTGCAACTCTTCTTTAGGTACTACGACAACTCTGCCATCGCGAGTTCTGTTTACTCTCACTCGCTCCATACCTGAAGCGTCTAAAAAGCGTATTTGATCGTATAATGGGTTATTTTTGGCTATCAAAAGAAAAACGTTCTCAATGCTAGCCACAAAGCTATCAATATTTTCAGCATTTTGGATTCTTATGTCCAAGACGTCAGAAGTCGTAGCTATGTCCGTTAAATAAGTTGCCAGAGTCGCCTCAAAAAGACGTTTCTCACTCATTACCACATTTTTTTCGTCTAATTTAACTGCATTTTTATATGCAATATCTTGCTGCACTCCAAGAGTCGCAGCGACTCCTACTAGGATAAAAGATGTTGGGATTATAAAGAGTAAGAACGTTTTTATTCTGGATAGTTTTTTTGTCTGGATCATTTCTTTCTCATTTCTTTTTCAGCCAAAAGGATAAATTGGAACGATAGTTAATTTTTAATATCCTAGCAACAGGCACCCATCAAAAAACTATAGATCGCTATGGGCCTTTAATCTATGTAATTACCAAATAATGAAGCATACTACAAGGTCGGAGCCAAACTGCGGAAGACCTTCCTGGATGCAATGCCAGCCCTCAAGCGTCTCGTGGATGACGTGAAGGCTGCGGCCAAGAAGCGCGGCTACCTGATCGGCCTGGACGGACGACACCTCCATGTCCGTTCCGAACACTCCGCGCTCAACACACTGCTCCAGTCCGCTGGTGCGCTCATCATGAAGGAAGCCACGGTGATCCTGTGGCGTGACCTGGAGGCACAGCCCTATGTGCTTCCGAAGTTCCCTGCCCTGAACCCCTACGAGGTTGACGTGTGGCAAGCCGCCCACGTTCACGACGAATACCAGCTGATCGCTCGGGAGAGCATCGCCCATGAGGTTGGCGGCTTCGCTGTCAATGCGATCCGTCAGGCTGGCGAGTCGTTCAACTTCCGCTGCCCTCTGGACGGCGAGTACAAGATCGGAACGAACTGGGCAGAAACCCACTAATAACAACGGCTTGGAATTAACACCCACTATGTAAGCACAGGAGAGGACAGGTCATTCGGTTGGCCTGTCCTTTTCTCGTTTGTGGATAACTTTTGAAAACCCAAAGGAGAAACAAGAAATGGAATTTGTCAAAGTCAGCAATGAACGTGCAACCGCAGTCTACGTCGATGGTCTCCAGGTTCGTGGCCTTGAAGGTGGCCTCTACCTGACCACTGACATCAACAAACTCTTCAACGTGTCTGGCACCGCCACGCACTACGGTGATTACAACGACGGTCAGTCCCGTCAGCTTCTCTACTTCTATGACGAAGCAACCGTTCGTGAGATCGCCAAGACCGCTGGCAAGGAATACCTCCTGCCGCAGATGGGCCTGGAGGAAGAAGCCCCTGCCCAGGTCAACCTCCCCGATCTCGTCACCATCGAGAACGGTAAGGCCACGACCACCAGCCTCAAGGTGGCCGAGGTGTTCGGGAAGCAGCACCACAATGTTATTCGTGACATCGAAGCTCTTGATTGTTCACAAGAATTTAAAGAACTCAATTTTGAGGTCTATTCTTACAAGCCCGAAGGAGCCAAGCGTTCCTACCCGATGTACCACATGACTCGTGACGGCTTCGTCTTCCTGGCTATGGGCTTCAACGGCAAACGTGCTGCTCAGTTCAAGGAGAAGTACATCGAAGCCTTCAACAAGATGGAGCAGACGATGAACGATCCGGTCGCCCTGCGTATGCGGTTGTCTCACCTGGAAGTCCTGGAGATGGCCCTGGAGTCCGAGAAGCAGCGTGTCGCTCTGGAGGGCAAGCTCGAAGAAGTCAAGCCTGACATCGCTTTCGTTGACATCAAGACCAACGGACGCCAGCAGTACAAGCTGTCTGATCTCCCGGCTGAGTATGGCCTGGACATGAGCTACCTCCAACTGGGTGACATCCTCGAAGAGGCTGGTCTCCTGGAGTGGTACAAGCGGAACGGCTACCGCACCCGCATCCCCGCTTGGTTCATGTTCGAGAAGGGACTCGCTGGTCACGTCAAAGGCCACAAGAACAGGGCGTACTTCACTCCCGAAGGACGCGACTACATCAAGCAATTCCTGGTCCACAAGGGCATCCTCTGCAAGGAGGTTGTGTAATGTTAGACCGAGTAGTCATCATCGACGGTGACATCCTCGCCTATCAGATCGCTGCCCGAGAAGAGAAAGCAACCCACTGGGGCGACGGCTTCTGGACCCTTCACGTCGAGCAAGGGCCAGCCGAAGTCGCCCTGGAGGAGCGCGTCCTCAATCTCCAGGATGCTGTCGAAGCTGACAAAGTAATCATCGCTCTGTCTGACGACGACCATAACTTCCGCAAGGACATCTACCCGAACTACAAGTCCAACCGTGCTGGTAAGCGGAAGCCCATGATCCTGCCTGTCTTGAAGGAGTTCCTGGTGGAAACCTTCGATACCTTCCGGCGTCCCACGCTTGAGGGTGATGACGTGCAGGGAATCCTGGCGACATCCAAGGTGATCGTGAAGGCGAAGGAGCGGATCGTCGCTTCGCTGGATAAGGATATGAACAATTTATTAATAAGCTAAAAAAAACAGAAAGATAGGATTATGGCCCACTTAATAAGCAGTAGGACGTCATATCGATTTCTTGGCTACTTCTCTGAATCAAGACCCTAGCCAAAGCATTTTTTGTCGTTATACAAATATTTCAA
This window harbors:
- a CDS encoding DNA polymerase, which produces MRKTFLDAMPALKRLVDDVKAAAKKRGYLIGLDGRHLHVRSEHSALNTLLQSAGALIMKEATVILWRDLEAQPYVLPKFPALNPYEVDVWQAAHVHDEYQLIARESIAHEVGGFAVNAIRQAGESFNFRCPLDGEYKIGTNWAETH
- a CDS encoding Rha family transcriptional regulator, giving the protein MEFVKVSNERATAVYVDGLQVRGLEGGLYLTTDINKLFNVSGTATHYGDYNDGQSRQLLYFYDEATVREIAKTAGKEYLLPQMGLEEEAPAQVNLPDLVTIENGKATTTSLKVAEVFGKQHHNVIRDIEALDCSQEFKELNFEVYSYKPEGAKRSYPMYHMTRDGFVFLAMGFNGKRAAQFKEKYIEAFNKMEQTMNDPVALRMRLSHLEVLEMALESEKQRVALEGKLEEVKPDIAFVDIKTNGRQQYKLSDLPAEYGLDMSYLQLGDILEEAGLLEWYKRNGYRTRIPAWFMFEKGLAGHVKGHKNRAYFTPEGRDYIKQFLVHKGILCKEVV